Within Conger conger chromosome 3, fConCon1.1, whole genome shotgun sequence, the genomic segment TTGAAATGCAATCTTGTCCatcagacctgtgtcaaatacgtaattgttttagattcaaatacttttctgtgctcaattcaTTTTGCCTGGCGCAATagagccaaccaagaggtcCAAAAGGATGGGGTTTGCACTGTTTGAGAGCATTTTATAGGTTCCAACacagcagacaagctcagtaagcCCAGGTGTGTTGCTCCTGTCCTCCGCAGCAGACTGCCTCGCAAGGAGAGCCTGGGGGGCTTACCGCCGCACCACCACACGGTCCACTCTGGCGCCGACCGCAACTCCTGCCACCTCTGCGCCCAGAACCGCTCCAAGAAGGCTCGGCGCCGGAACCGAATGGCCCGGAGCAAGGTCCGACCCGGAGAGCAGACCGTCTTCTCCGTGGGCAGGTGAGTCAGAGCCCAAAAAAGTTTCTCTAGCTTTTGACACTTATCCAATGCTACAAAGCctacaatattttttattattatttttttttgcagattttttcccttttttctcccaatttggtaccccgtctaattcaattagagctagtattagatacaccgcccacaccccatccctcggcggccctatgagagcgacacgccttcttcaagccgtctcgccacatgctggtaaccgtgattccgaggcgcccaaggtgttttgtgcggcgatctactaaccctgccaagcccctccctctggagcagcgagccagttatgctgctccacgtgagccggccgaacttttttggcaggaccgagaatcgaaccccggtccccggtgtgcatcttagcctgttgtgccACCACGGCCCTAAGCCTACAATATTTATTTCCTGATGTTATGTTCCATTTTTACAGCTGCGTGACTGAAGCCACTTTGGTTAAATATCTTGCTCTAGTTTACAACAACAGTGTCCCAGTTACTGGTTAAAAGTCTgattcagactttttttttcaacaaaatcaacgttTATCAAAAAAGCCAGTCCAGATACTCAATCCGTGCGAACGCGTCCCTGTGATTGTGTCCGCAGGTTCCGTGTTACCCACATGGAGAAGAAGAACAGCCTCCAGGGCTCGCCCAACCTGCCGGTCATCGAGACGACCGAGCAGTCGGACCACTGCGAGGCTCCGGACGACAGCGGCGACCCGGGACGGCAGCAGGAGGGCTACAACCTGCGCAACATGTTCAAGCAGGTCAACCCCACCAACGGCGCCGTCACCGCGGAGACCAAGCGCAAGAAGAGCGTCACGCTGCTGGTGCCCTGGAAGAGCGGCGAGGCGGCGCTGACCAAGAAGCCCCAGGAGCCGGCGGGCGTGATGGACGTCGTTGTCGACCACAACGACAACGACCATGACAACGGCGATGACGACGACGACGAGGACGGAGACCCCCCCGAGTCCTCCGAGCAGCCCGAGAGCTCCTTCCCGCCCCCGGAGGAGGGCACCGACACCGACGTCCCCACCGACTCGGAGATGGCGGGGGACAAGGCCCCGGGGGACAAGGCCCCGGGGGACAGGGccccggggggagggggcctGGGGGCCGCGCAGGCcacggaggaagaggaggacgtgGCGGGGCCCCCAAAGCAGCCGCCCCCGGCGCGGATACGCGAATTCTCGGTGGTGCCGATAGGGGAGCCGGCGGTGTCGGGGGAGTTCGGGAGGGACGACATGGTGGAGATGGAGGACATTAAGGACTGCAGGGTGAGCCAGGAGGAGGACAGCCGGCCCTCgcgggaggagaagaggaggtcTGTTCACTCCCAG encodes:
- the rell2 gene encoding RELT-like protein 2 isoform X2, encoding MTDQEATHDGEPPPPYMIFLLVFLFFLTGLLGFLVCHMLKKKGYRCRTGDPDDEEDCKDKLAPDDGLEENQDTVEQILKCIIENEANMEAFKEMLGNQNACEHNAARLPRKESLGGLPPHHHTVHSGADRNSCHLCAQNRSKKARRRNRMARSKVRPGEQTVFSVGRFRVTHMEKKNSLQGSPNLPVIETTEQSDHCEAPDDSGDPGRQQEGYNLRNMFKQVNPTNGAVTAETKRKKSVTLLVPWKSGEAALTKKPQEPAGVMDVVVDHNDNDHDNGDDDDDEDGDPPESSEQPESSFPPPEEGTDTDVPTDSEMAGDKAPGDKAPGDRAPGGGGLGAAQATEEEEDVAGPPKQPPPARIREFSVVPIGEPAVSGEFGRDDMVEMEDIKDCRVSQEEDSRPSREEKRRSVHSQHKW
- the rell2 gene encoding RELT-like protein 2 isoform X1 encodes the protein MTDQEATHDGEPPPPYMIFLLVFLFFLTGLLGFLVCHMLKKKGYRCRTGDPDDEEDCKDKLAPDDGLEENQDTVEQILKCIIENEANMEAFKEMLGNQNACEHNAASRLPRKESLGGLPPHHHTVHSGADRNSCHLCAQNRSKKARRRNRMARSKVRPGEQTVFSVGRFRVTHMEKKNSLQGSPNLPVIETTEQSDHCEAPDDSGDPGRQQEGYNLRNMFKQVNPTNGAVTAETKRKKSVTLLVPWKSGEAALTKKPQEPAGVMDVVVDHNDNDHDNGDDDDDEDGDPPESSEQPESSFPPPEEGTDTDVPTDSEMAGDKAPGDKAPGDRAPGGGGLGAAQATEEEEDVAGPPKQPPPARIREFSVVPIGEPAVSGEFGRDDMVEMEDIKDCRVSQEEDSRPSREEKRRSVHSQHKW